From one Flavobacteriales bacterium genomic stretch:
- a CDS encoding T9SS type A sorting domain-containing protein, with translation MNILRWIIACPASAALWIASWAQLPLSVDTTFRVDLPAQNAFSVWSLEDGRLVISGNLEFPDLPNPRSGARLLPNGERDLTFNQGFLPMGGKITPWQNGYYSGNGPGVRRFLFDGQLDPDFILQNDDPYFSSLQGGDYHVYPDGRVLMTGLHTIDAAHLGWQGAYNLIWFTSTGYLDTTRTPRSGNGINWAIKEYPEGTAGDLGGRFLVHTWGTTYEGQPVDKVFRIHADGSLDDSFNSNIEWGYIQALEILPDGRAYIGGTFRMSGDNDTLQVIRVMPDGNLDPTFNNAIDMVSLNPTSLDAKVLCIYPIAPGLIVLGGRFNEVEQQPRKGICMIDTLGNLVSYFDGAATGDYTHFGLVYGSVAGFTQAPDGSYYLWGAYHGYSDGTTNDTLQRMVTRLFGGEIGLGVRPTAQPLPGMRLYPNPTSTQLTLELDAFSPGTELLLRDGLGKAVLRQRIGGHYHTVQVGTLPSGCYIAELLANGRRVAQQKLLVQ, from the coding sequence ATGAACATCTTGCGCTGGATCATCGCCTGTCCTGCTTCGGCGGCCTTGTGGATTGCCTCCTGGGCGCAGCTGCCGCTCAGCGTGGACACCACCTTCCGCGTTGATCTGCCAGCGCAGAATGCATTCTCGGTTTGGTCGCTTGAAGATGGGAGGCTGGTGATCAGCGGGAACCTGGAGTTCCCCGATCTGCCAAATCCCCGAAGCGGCGCGCGCCTGTTGCCCAACGGCGAGCGGGACCTCACATTCAACCAAGGCTTCCTGCCCATGGGCGGCAAGATCACGCCTTGGCAGAACGGGTACTATTCCGGAAACGGGCCCGGGGTAAGGAGGTTCCTCTTCGACGGTCAGCTCGATCCGGATTTCATCCTGCAGAACGACGACCCCTACTTCAGCTCACTCCAAGGCGGCGACTACCACGTGTACCCCGACGGCCGCGTGCTGATGACCGGCCTGCACACCATAGACGCCGCGCACCTTGGCTGGCAAGGCGCCTACAACCTGATCTGGTTCACCAGCACCGGCTACCTCGATACCACGCGCACCCCGCGCAGCGGAAATGGGATCAACTGGGCGATCAAGGAATATCCCGAGGGGACCGCCGGCGACCTCGGCGGCAGGTTCCTCGTGCATACCTGGGGCACCACCTACGAGGGGCAGCCCGTGGACAAGGTCTTCCGCATCCACGCCGATGGCAGCCTGGACGACTCCTTCAACTCCAACATCGAGTGGGGATACATCCAGGCGTTGGAGATATTGCCCGATGGACGCGCCTACATCGGCGGCACATTCCGCATGAGCGGGGATAATGACACATTACAGGTCATTAGGGTCATGCCCGATGGCAACCTCGATCCCACCTTCAACAATGCCATTGATATGGTGTCGCTGAACCCGACGAGCCTAGATGCCAAGGTGCTCTGCATCTATCCGATCGCGCCGGGGCTGATTGTGCTGGGAGGACGGTTCAATGAAGTGGAGCAGCAGCCACGGAAGGGCATCTGCATGATTGACACACTGGGAAACCTCGTCAGTTACTTCGATGGAGCAGCAACCGGCGATTACACGCACTTCGGGCTCGTATATGGGTCGGTTGCTGGCTTCACCCAAGCCCCCGATGGCAGCTACTACCTCTGGGGCGCCTACCACGGCTACAGCGATGGCACCACCAACGATACCCTGCAGCGCATGGTAACGCGCTTGTTTGGCGGCGAGATCGGGTTGGGTGTGCGGCCCACCGCGCAACCCCTGCCGGGCATGCGGCTCTATCCGAACCCAACAAGCACGCAGCTCACCTTGGAGCTGGATGCTTTCTCGCCGGGAACGGAGTTGCTGCTTCGTGATGGTTTGGGCAAGGCCGTGCTGCGGCAACGCATCGGGGGGCATTACCACACCGTGCAGGTGGGCACGCTGCCCAGCGGGTGCTACATCGCTGAGTTGCTCGCCAACGGAAGGCGGGTGGCGCAGCAGAAACTCTTGGTGCAGTGA